Proteins co-encoded in one Manis pentadactyla isolate mManPen7 chromosome 17, mManPen7.hap1, whole genome shotgun sequence genomic window:
- the OXGR1 gene encoding LOW QUALITY PROTEIN: 2-oxoglutarate receptor 1 (The sequence of the model RefSeq protein was modified relative to this genomic sequence to represent the inferred CDS: deleted 3 bases in 3 codons) has protein sequence MNEPLHGFANASDFPDYAAPFGNCTDEKIPLRRHYLLLIYSIIFLVGFPGNAGAISTYVFKMRPWKSSTIITVNLACTALLYLTNFPFLIHAMVSGENWTFGDFMCKFIHFGFHFNLYSRILYLTCFSIFQYFVVIHPMSCFSIHKMQRAVVSCAGVWIVSLASGAVIPMTFPITSTTGTNRSACLELTISDDLTTIKWYNLILTATTFCIALVIVTLDYAMTFYTLTQGPQTHSCLKQKARRLTILLLLVFYVCFLPLHILRVIRIESRLLSISCSSENQIHEVYIISRPLAALNTFGNLLLYVLVSDNFQQAICSVVRCKAGGDLEQAKKISYSNHP, from the exons ATGAATGAACCACTACATGGTTTTGCAAATGCTTCTGATTTCCCTGATTATGCAGCTCCTTTTGGAAATTGCACTGATGAAAAAATTCCACTCAGGAGGCACTACCTGCTTCTTATTTACAGCATCATCTTCCTAGTGGGCTTTCCTGGGAATGCA GGGGCAATTTCCACTTATGTTTTCAAAATGCGGCCCTGGAAAAGCAGCACCATCATCACGGTGAACCTGGCCTGCACAGCCCTGCTGTACCTGACCAACTTCCCTTTCCTGATTCAC GCAATGGTCAGTGGTGAAAACTGGACCTTTGGGGATTTCATGTGCAAGTTCATCCACTTTGGCTTCCATTTCAACCTGTACAGCCGCATCCTCTACCTCACCTGTTTCAGCATCTTCCAATACTTTGTGGTCATTCACCCGATGAGCTGCTTTTCCATTCACAAAATGCAACGGGCCGTGGTGTCCTGTGCTGGGGTGTGGATAGTTTCACTGGCCTCTGGCGCC GTCATTCCCATGACCTTCCCGATCACATCAACTACTGGGACCAATAGATCTGCCTGCCTTGAACTCACCATTTCAGATGACCTCACGACCATCAAATGGTACAATCTAATTTTGACTGCAACTACTTTCTGCATTGCCCTGGTGATAGTGACACTTGACTATGCAATGACTTTTTACACCCTAACCCAAGGACCTCAGACTCACAGTTGCCTGAAGCAGAAAGCTCGAAGGCTAACCATTCTGCTACTCCTGGTATTCTATGTGTGTTTTTTACCTTTACATATCTTGAGGGTCATTCGGATTGAATCTCGCCTGCTTTCAATCAGCTGCTCCTCTGAGAATCAGATCCACGAAGTTTACATCATTTCTAGACCATTAGCTGCCCTGAACACCTTTGGTAACCTGTTACTGTATGTGCTGGTCAGTGACAACTTTCAGCAGGCCATCTGCTCAGTGGTGAGATGCAAAGCAGGTGGGGACCTGGAGCAAGCAAAGAAAATCAGTTACTCAAACCATCCTTGA